One window from the genome of Ideonella sp. WA131b encodes:
- a CDS encoding adenylosuccinate synthase, whose protein sequence is MQPTLRPGAGRNVVVVGTQWGDEGKGKIVDWMTDHAEGVVRFQGGHNAGHTLVINGRKTALQLVPSGVMREGVACYIGNGVVVDPAHLLAEIARIEALGILVRSRLFLSESCPLILPFHVAVDKAREMKREGTAGGKIGTTGKGIGPAYEDKVARRALRVQDLKHPERLKAKLTELLELHNAELVHVLGAEPLALQPMLDEVLAAAQQLRPLMADVGYRLFNAHLAGQNLLFEGAQGTLLDIDHGTYPFVTSSNCVAGNAAAGAGIGPGLLHYVLGITKAYTTRVGGGPFPTELDIEAPGTVGHHLSTVGQERGTVTGRARRCGWLDAAALKRSMIINGVSGLCITKLDVLDGLPEIRICTGYRLGARLLDVLPLDADEIAACEPVYETLPGWRETTAGLTNWEQLPANARRYLERMQSLIGAPIDMVSTGPDRVHTVLLRHPFRA, encoded by the coding sequence ATGCAACCGACCCTGAGACCCGGCGCTGGGCGCAACGTGGTTGTCGTCGGCACCCAGTGGGGCGACGAAGGCAAGGGCAAGATCGTCGACTGGATGACCGATCACGCCGAGGGCGTTGTGCGCTTCCAGGGCGGTCACAACGCCGGCCACACGCTGGTGATCAACGGCCGAAAGACGGCTCTGCAGCTCGTGCCTTCGGGTGTGATGCGTGAGGGCGTGGCCTGCTACATCGGCAACGGCGTGGTGGTCGATCCGGCGCACCTGCTGGCCGAGATTGCGCGCATCGAAGCGCTGGGCATCCTCGTGCGTTCGCGGTTGTTTCTGAGCGAGAGCTGCCCGCTGATCTTGCCGTTCCACGTGGCTGTGGACAAGGCCCGCGAGATGAAGCGCGAGGGCACCGCCGGCGGCAAGATCGGCACCACCGGCAAGGGCATCGGCCCGGCCTACGAGGACAAGGTCGCGCGGCGCGCGCTGCGCGTGCAGGACCTCAAGCACCCCGAGCGGCTGAAGGCCAAGCTCACCGAACTGCTCGAACTGCACAACGCCGAGCTGGTGCACGTGCTCGGCGCAGAGCCCCTGGCGCTGCAGCCCATGCTCGACGAGGTGCTCGCCGCCGCCCAGCAGCTCAGGCCGCTGATGGCCGACGTGGGCTACCGGCTCTTCAACGCCCACCTGGCGGGCCAGAACCTGCTGTTCGAGGGCGCCCAAGGCACGCTGCTCGACATCGACCACGGCACCTACCCCTTCGTCACCAGCAGCAATTGCGTGGCCGGCAACGCTGCGGCGGGCGCCGGCATCGGGCCGGGGCTGCTGCACTATGTGCTGGGCATCACCAAGGCCTACACCACGCGCGTGGGCGGCGGGCCGTTCCCCACCGAGCTCGACATCGAGGCCCCGGGCACCGTGGGCCACCACCTCAGCACGGTCGGGCAGGAGCGTGGCACTGTCACCGGCCGCGCGCGGCGCTGCGGTTGGCTGGATGCGGCTGCGCTCAAGCGAAGCATGATCATCAACGGCGTCTCGGGTCTTTGCATCACCAAGCTCGACGTGCTGGACGGCCTGCCCGAGATCCGCATCTGCACCGGCTACAGGCTGGGCGCGCGCTTGCTTGACGTGCTGCCTCTGGACGCCGACGAGATCGCGGCCTGCGAGCCCGTCTACGAGACCTTGCCCGGCTGGCGTGAAACCACCGCCGGCCTCACCAACTGGGAGCAGCTGCCGGCCAACGCCCGCCGCTATCTCGAGCGCATGCAGTCGCTGATCGGCGCGCCCATCGACATGGTGTCCACCGGGCCCGACCGCGTGCACACCGTGCTGCTGCGCCACCCGTTCCGCGCCTGA
- a CDS encoding phosphoribosyltransferase — MLTDDGKHLYVSWDEYHQLIERLALKVAASGWEFDQILCLARGGMRPGDVLSRVFDKPLAIMSTSSYRAEAGTIQGRLDMAKYITMPKGELAGRVLLVDDLADTGVTLRAVVDRLRGMPAISELRAAVIWVKGVSSYTPDYYCDVLPTSPWIHQPFEDYDNLRPDGLAKKFQV; from the coding sequence ATGCTCACCGACGACGGCAAGCACCTGTACGTGTCCTGGGACGAGTACCACCAGCTGATCGAGCGTCTGGCGCTCAAGGTGGCGGCCTCGGGCTGGGAGTTCGACCAGATCTTGTGCCTGGCGCGCGGCGGCATGCGGCCGGGCGACGTGCTGTCGCGCGTGTTTGACAAGCCGCTGGCCATCATGAGCACCAGCAGCTATCGCGCCGAGGCCGGCACCATCCAGGGCCGGCTCGACATGGCCAAGTACATCACCATGCCCAAGGGCGAGTTGGCTGGGCGCGTGTTGCTGGTGGACGACCTGGCCGACACCGGTGTGACGCTGCGCGCCGTGGTCGACCGACTGCGCGGCATGCCCGCGATCAGCGAGCTGCGCGCCGCTGTCATCTGGGTCAAGGGCGTCTCAAGCTACACACCGGACTACTACTGCGACGTGCTGCCCACCAGCCCCTGGATCCACCAGCCCTTCGAGGACTATGACAACCTCCGCCCCGACGGCCTGGCGAAGAAGTTCCAGGTCTGA
- the rnr gene encoding ribonuclease R encodes MGDVEGTVEGHRDGHGFVWPDHGETPIFLAPQEMRSVLHRDRVRVRVLRFDRKGRPEGRVIDILDRRKAPIIGRLLHEGGHWIVAPEDSRYGQDILIPKNATASAAVGQVVSVELTEPPSLHSQPVGRVAEVLGEIDDAGMEIEIAVRKYEVPHLFTPETLAQAAALPDKLRATDRRHRIDLRDVALVTIDGEDARDFDDAVYAEPYKAGRGKSAVEGWRLLVAIADVSHYVKPGEPLDEDAYERATSVYFPRRVIPMLPEKLSNGLCSLKSDVERLAMVCDMVVTTDGKVHAYQFYPAVIESHARLTYTEVAAVLANTRGPEAAKRAELVPKLLHLHEVYRALLKQRATRGAMEFESTETQIVCDEQGRIEKIVPRTRTDAHRLIEEAMLAANVCAAEYIAGAEHPCLYRVHEGPTPEKRQALQAQLKSLGVAAVLSEQPRPAEMAAIAAAVQGRPDALQIHTLLLRSMQQAIYTASNNGHFGLAYGAYTHFTSPIRRYPDLLVHRVIKAILSAKRYHLAGSAKTRKPEARRSKPPRSVAKPMSRDLELWEAAGGHCSANERRADEASRDVEAWLKCRYMREHLGEEFAGTVSGVAGFGLFVTLDSLYVEGLVHITELGGEYYRFDEARQELRGERTGVRYTMGTRVRVQVSRVDLDGRKIDFRMVRDGEGERQLQRGKGAAAERAPGEKLDSAAAELAAVKQADRLARGAAKAVQTLRGAAAAVAGRPARSRKPGPQRASPKARSRR; translated from the coding sequence ATGGGCGATGTCGAAGGCACCGTCGAGGGCCACCGCGACGGCCACGGCTTCGTCTGGCCCGACCATGGCGAAACGCCGATCTTCCTGGCCCCGCAGGAGATGCGCAGCGTGCTGCACCGCGACCGCGTGCGGGTGCGTGTTCTGCGCTTCGACCGCAAGGGCCGCCCCGAGGGCCGCGTGATCGACATCCTCGACCGCCGCAAGGCGCCCATCATCGGCCGGCTGCTGCACGAGGGCGGACACTGGATCGTCGCGCCCGAGGACAGCCGTTACGGCCAGGACATCCTGATCCCCAAGAACGCCACCGCCAGCGCCGCGGTGGGGCAGGTGGTGTCGGTGGAGCTCACCGAGCCGCCCTCGCTGCACTCGCAGCCGGTGGGCCGTGTGGCCGAGGTGCTCGGCGAGATCGACGACGCCGGCATGGAGATCGAGATCGCGGTGCGCAAGTACGAGGTGCCGCACCTCTTCACGCCCGAAACGCTGGCGCAGGCCGCGGCGCTGCCCGACAAGCTGCGCGCCACCGACCGCAGGCACCGCATCGACCTGCGCGATGTGGCTTTGGTCACCATCGACGGCGAGGACGCGCGTGACTTCGACGATGCCGTCTACGCTGAGCCCTACAAGGCAGGCCGCGGCAAGAGCGCGGTCGAGGGCTGGCGGCTGCTGGTGGCGATTGCCGACGTCAGCCACTACGTCAAGCCCGGCGAGCCGCTGGACGAAGACGCGTACGAGCGCGCCACGTCTGTCTACTTCCCGCGCCGGGTGATCCCGATGCTGCCCGAGAAGCTGAGCAACGGCTTGTGTTCGCTGAAATCCGACGTCGAGCGCCTGGCGATGGTGTGCGACATGGTCGTCACCACCGACGGCAAGGTGCACGCGTACCAGTTCTACCCGGCGGTGATCGAGTCGCACGCGAGGCTCACCTACACCGAGGTCGCGGCGGTGCTGGCCAACACCCGCGGCCCCGAGGCCGCCAAGCGCGCCGAGCTCGTGCCGAAGCTTTTGCACCTGCACGAGGTGTACCGCGCGCTGCTGAAGCAGCGAGCCACCCGCGGCGCGATGGAGTTCGAGAGCACCGAGACGCAGATCGTCTGCGACGAGCAGGGCCGCATCGAGAAGATCGTTCCGCGAACGCGCACCGACGCGCACCGGCTCATCGAGGAGGCCATGCTCGCGGCCAACGTCTGCGCAGCCGAGTACATCGCCGGTGCCGAGCACCCTTGCCTGTACCGTGTGCACGAGGGCCCGACGCCCGAGAAGCGCCAGGCGCTGCAGGCGCAGCTCAAGTCGCTGGGCGTGGCGGCCGTGCTGTCCGAGCAGCCCAGGCCGGCCGAGATGGCCGCCATCGCCGCGGCGGTACAGGGTCGGCCCGACGCGCTGCAGATCCACACGCTGCTGCTGCGCTCAATGCAGCAGGCCATCTACACGGCCTCGAACAACGGCCACTTCGGCCTGGCCTATGGCGCCTACACGCACTTCACAAGCCCGATCCGCCGCTATCCCGACCTGTTGGTGCACCGCGTGATCAAGGCCATCCTGTCGGCCAAGCGCTACCACCTGGCAGGCAGCGCCAAGACGCGCAAGCCCGAGGCGCGCCGCAGCAAGCCGCCGCGCTCCGTGGCCAAGCCGATGAGCCGCGACCTGGAGCTCTGGGAGGCTGCCGGCGGCCACTGCAGCGCCAACGAACGCCGTGCCGACGAGGCCAGCCGTGACGTCGAGGCCTGGCTCAAGTGCCGCTACATGCGAGAGCACCTGGGCGAGGAGTTCGCCGGCACTGTGAGCGGCGTCGCGGGCTTCGGCCTCTTCGTGACGCTCGATTCCCTGTACGTCGAGGGCTTGGTGCACATCACCGAACTCGGCGGCGAGTACTACCGCTTTGACGAGGCGCGCCAGGAGCTCCGCGGCGAGCGCACCGGCGTCCGCTACACGATGGGCACGCGGGTGCGCGTGCAGGTCAGCCGTGTCGACCTCGACGGTCGCAAGATCGACTTCCGCATGGTGCGCGACGGCGAGGGCGAGCGGCAGCTGCAACGGGGCAAGGGCGCGGCGGCCGAGCGCGCCCCGGGCGAGAAGCTGGACAGCGCAGCGGCCGAGCTGGCCGCGGTGAAGCAGGCCGATCGTTTGGCCCGGGGCGCAGCCAAGGCCGTACAGACGCTTCGCGGCGCAGCAGCGGCCGTTGCCGGGCGGCCGGCGCGCTCGCGCAAGCCCGGACCGCAGCGGGCGTCGCCAAAGGCGCGGTCGCGGCGCTGA
- a CDS encoding NAD(P)H-hydrate dehydratase, producing the protein MNAESPDTGTLARVGVFRHWPLLDAAAAREHEAFARAGHPAGTLMARAGLAVARLALALAPYGRRVAVLCGPGDNGGDGLVAARHLHAAGWTVQVHRAQSARAPSVDTAAALAAARQVGLEPTPCPVRLPPVDLVIDALLGLGSQHAPQGEIAHAIAAARASPAPVLAVDLPSGLHPDTGTLLGDQAIVATATLCALSLRPGCFTHQGRDHAGTVWLADLGHPPGDGSAWLAGAPQPPARLHASHKGRYGDVVIVGGGPGMTGAATLAAEAALAAGAGRVFVTLLDTEGVPMMRPELMRRGLDAATQPQALRDTTVVAGCGGGDRIAAPLPALLAHAARLVLDADALNAVATEPALRQALFARAKRGRPTLLTPHPLEAARLLGSDTASVQRNRFGAARALAAETGAAVLLKGSGSVITSPGGRLVVNPTGNAALATAGTGDVLSGWAGGCWSSAPDTGASTVGAQAAWCHGAAADAYAAAHPGRPLRAAALIEHLLDSR; encoded by the coding sequence ATGAACGCGGAATCCCCCGACACGGGCACGCTGGCGCGCGTTGGTGTCTTCCGCCACTGGCCGCTGCTGGATGCCGCGGCGGCCCGCGAGCACGAGGCCTTTGCGCGCGCCGGGCACCCGGCCGGCACGCTGATGGCGCGCGCGGGGCTGGCCGTGGCGCGCTTGGCACTGGCGTTGGCCCCATACGGGCGCCGCGTGGCCGTGCTTTGCGGGCCGGGGGACAACGGCGGTGATGGCCTTGTGGCCGCGCGCCACCTGCACGCCGCGGGCTGGACGGTGCAGGTGCACCGTGCCCAGTCAGCCCGGGCGCCGTCTGTCGACACCGCCGCCGCGTTGGCGGCGGCCCGGCAGGTCGGCCTTGAGCCTACACCCTGCCCGGTTCGGTTGCCGCCTGTCGACCTCGTGATCGATGCCTTGCTCGGCCTGGGCAGTCAGCACGCGCCACAGGGCGAGATCGCGCATGCCATCGCGGCGGCGCGGGCGAGCCCCGCGCCGGTGCTCGCCGTCGACCTGCCCAGCGGCCTGCACCCCGACACCGGCACCCTGCTCGGAGACCAGGCCATTGTGGCGACGGCCACACTGTGCGCGTTATCGCTGCGACCGGGTTGCTTCACCCACCAGGGTCGCGACCATGCGGGCACGGTCTGGCTGGCCGACCTCGGCCACCCACCCGGAGACGGCAGCGCCTGGCTGGCCGGCGCGCCGCAGCCGCCTGCGCGCCTGCACGCCAGCCACAAGGGGCGCTATGGCGACGTGGTCATTGTCGGCGGCGGCCCCGGCATGACGGGGGCTGCCACGCTCGCCGCCGAAGCGGCTCTGGCCGCCGGTGCCGGCCGCGTGTTCGTGACGCTGCTCGACACCGAGGGAGTGCCCATGATGCGGCCGGAGTTGATGCGCCGCGGGCTCGACGCGGCGACCCAGCCGCAGGCCCTGCGCGATACCACCGTGGTTGCCGGCTGCGGCGGCGGCGACCGCATCGCGGCGCCCTTGCCTGCCCTGCTGGCACACGCCGCACGGCTGGTGCTTGACGCCGACGCGCTGAACGCCGTGGCCACCGAGCCCGCGCTGCGGCAGGCGCTGTTCGCCCGCGCCAAGCGGGGCCGCCCGACGCTGCTGACGCCGCACCCGCTCGAGGCCGCCCGCTTGCTGGGCAGCGACACCGCCTCCGTGCAGCGCAACCGGTTCGGCGCGGCACGCGCGCTGGCTGCTGAGACTGGCGCCGCGGTGCTGCTCAAGGGCTCGGGCAGCGTGATCACATCACCGGGCGGGCGGCTGGTCGTCAACCCCACCGGCAACGCCGCACTGGCCACCGCCGGCACAGGCGATGTGTTGTCCGGCTGGGCAGGCGGCTGCTGGAGCAGTGCACCCGACACCGGAGCTTCGACGGTGGGCGCGCAAGCCGCCTGGTGCCACGGCGCCGCGGCCGATGCCTACGCGGCCGCGCACCCCGGGCGGCCGCTGCGCGCCGCCGCGCTCATCGAACACCTGCTCGACTCGCGCTGA
- the rpsB gene encoding 30S ribosomal protein S2, producing the protein MSVSMREMLEAGVHFGHQTRFWNPRMAPYIYGHRNKIHIINLEKTQPLFEEAMKFIRQLSARRGTILMIGTKRQARDVIALEAQRCGMPYVDQRWLGGMMTNFKTVKGSLKKLKDMQATKEGGIEQMIKKEALLFDRELVKLEKDIGGIQDMGALPDAMFVIDVGYHKIAVAEAKKLGIPVIGIVDTNHSPQGIDYVIPGNDDSAKAVALYARAVADAVLEGKANATADVVQAASGGDEFVEVREEA; encoded by the coding sequence ATGTCTGTCTCCATGCGTGAAATGCTGGAAGCGGGTGTCCATTTCGGACACCAGACGCGCTTCTGGAATCCCAGGATGGCACCGTACATCTACGGCCATCGCAACAAGATCCACATCATCAACCTCGAGAAGACGCAGCCGCTCTTCGAAGAGGCGATGAAGTTCATTCGCCAGCTCAGCGCCCGCCGCGGCACCATCTTGATGATCGGCACCAAGCGCCAGGCGCGCGATGTGATCGCGCTGGAAGCCCAGCGCTGCGGCATGCCCTATGTCGACCAGCGTTGGCTTGGCGGCATGATGACCAACTTCAAGACGGTCAAGGGCTCCCTGAAGAAGCTCAAGGACATGCAGGCCACCAAGGAGGGTGGCATCGAGCAGATGATCAAGAAGGAAGCCCTGCTGTTCGACCGCGAGCTCGTCAAGCTCGAAAAGGACATCGGCGGCATCCAGGACATGGGCGCGCTGCCCGATGCGATGTTCGTCATCGACGTCGGCTATCACAAGATCGCCGTGGCCGAGGCCAAGAAGCTGGGCATCCCGGTCATCGGCATTGTCGACACCAACCACTCGCCGCAGGGCATCGACTACGTGATCCCCGGCAACGACGACTCCGCCAAGGCCGTGGCCCTGTACGCCCGGGCCGTCGCCGATGCCGTGCTCGAGGGCAAGGCCAACGCCACGGCCGACGTCGTGCAGGCGGCTTCGGGCGGCGATGAGTTCGTCGAGGTCCGCGAAGAGGCCTGA
- a CDS encoding elongation factor Ts — protein MPAITASMVAELRAKTDAPMMECKKALTEADGDLGRAEEILRVKLGNKASKASARITAEGVIATSMAGDTGAIVEINCETDFVSKNDSFLAFARSVAELVARHAPADVAALSALSLTQDGFGPTVEDVRKGLIGKIGENMSIRRFKRYAAGGLLASYLHGTRIGVVVEFTGEEAAAKDVAMHVAAMKPKALSTADVPSDLIEVERRIAAEKAAESGKPAEIIAKMVEGSVQKFLKEVSLLNQPFVKNDRQTVEQMLKDKATKVAGFTLYVVGEGIEKKVDDFAAEVAAQVAAAKGQ, from the coding sequence ATGCCCGCGATCACCGCCAGCATGGTGGCCGAACTGCGCGCCAAGACCGACGCGCCGATGATGGAGTGCAAGAAGGCGCTCACCGAAGCCGATGGCGACCTCGGCCGCGCCGAGGAGATCCTGCGCGTCAAGCTCGGCAACAAAGCCAGCAAGGCCTCGGCGCGCATCACCGCCGAGGGCGTGATTGCCACGTCGATGGCCGGCGACACCGGAGCCATCGTCGAGATCAACTGCGAGACGGACTTCGTCAGCAAGAACGATTCCTTCCTGGCCTTCGCCAGGAGCGTGGCCGAGCTGGTGGCCCGGCACGCGCCGGCCGACGTGGCGGCGCTTTCGGCACTTTCCTTGACGCAGGACGGCTTCGGCCCGACGGTGGAAGACGTTCGCAAGGGCCTGATCGGCAAGATCGGCGAAAACATGTCGATCCGCCGCTTCAAGCGCTATGCCGCTGGCGGACTGCTCGCCAGCTACCTCCACGGCACACGCATCGGCGTCGTGGTGGAGTTCACCGGCGAGGAGGCCGCGGCCAAGGACGTGGCCATGCATGTCGCCGCCATGAAGCCCAAGGCGCTGTCCACCGCCGACGTGCCGTCCGACTTGATCGAGGTCGAGCGTCGCATCGCTGCCGAGAAGGCTGCCGAGAGCGGCAAGCCGGCCGAGATCATCGCCAAGATGGTGGAGGGCTCGGTGCAGAAGTTCCTCAAGGAGGTTTCGCTGCTCAACCAGCCTTTCGTCAAAAACGACAGGCAGACCGTCGAACAGATGCTCAAGGACAAGGCCACCAAGGTCGCCGGCTTCACGCTGTATGTGGTGGGCGAGGGCATCGAGAAGAAGGTCGACGACTTCGCCGCCGAAGTGGCGGCGCAGGTCGCGGCGGCCAAGGGTCAATAG